In Rhodamnia argentea isolate NSW1041297 chromosome 5, ASM2092103v1, whole genome shotgun sequence, the DNA window ACAAAATCCGTACCAAAAGTATCCCGTATCTTACGCCTATCATGAAATTCCTCGCATTAGATAATGAAGCGTGAAcacatgattaaaaaataaaaaaggccgATGTACAAGTAAAGAATATCGACAGCAGCTATACCTGCAACAGCACGCGTCATGTTTCGACCACGTTACACAGTAAAGAATTGTCATTCCGCGAGTCTACCAATGTTCTAAAATCGCAAGTCTTTCGTCCGAGTAGATAGGCTTGATAGGTCATGGAACTCCACTTTCCGCCACGATTCTTGGACGATGTTCCAAGTCCAGAAGTGAAGAACAATTGAGTAGGTTGCCCGATAATCTTGTTTCATGCTGTCTGCCTTGTATCATGTGCAATGCGGAAACTAATACCGTCCTTTAAATGGCTTACTGCTGTTGGGAGTAACCACTTTAGCATGTTTGGGCCAAGGACCTAAAACAAGCGAGAAGAGCTCCTTGATCACACTCAATCCATTTATTGAATCTTGATCagattgacacaaatataaacaatcattaaACAATGAGgcaggggggagagagagagagagtaccgatGTCACGTTTCTGTAAACACCAAGGTTGAACGGATGACGATAGCTCTGCCCAGATTTCCTTGCCAGCCATCGTGCTCGTACTGCTTCATAATACTGATCAAGTGTCCATTCTAAAATTAATTGGCAGAAGAACATAACTCTCTACATTGTATGCTAAAAGTTAAACAAGTACCTCTATGGTTGTCATGTTATTGGCCATGAGGTATATATGCCAGCACAACAAAGAACCCAGTGTTATACTCAGGCCAAGCACAGATATTCCACATGTCACCTGAGAAAAGTATAATTTCTCCTTAAATTCGCAAAAATCCTCATCCAGCACAAGAAGAATCTTGCAAAGCACAAACTATGATGGGGGTCCCAATGCACACAGAAAGAGCACGGAGCACCATAGAATGAAATCCATACAacgataagaaaaaaatttctatcaaGCACCAAAGAAAGTCACTATGGTCACAGTGCACACAATACAACATGGTTTATCTCACTGAGACAGTTTCAAGAAAAGTAAATTCGAGTCCTTATAGAAGAGAACATAGTAAGGGTACTTCTTTTAATCTATTGAAAGCAGCTCGAATCCTTGTAGTTGCAGCGGATACATAAACCATGTTAGGAAAAGGACCTAATAGTTTTTCAATCGAGAAAAGAGATCTATACAGCTATACCTAAAATTCCACGTATACCTCGTCAACAGCAAGATAAATGCATCAGGTAGATGAATGTGAACTCCACTGATGAAACAAGGATCTATCATGATGAACTCGTTAATACTATTACTCTCAACGCATAACCATGAAACGACACTTTGCAGATAGCTTCTAACTTACATAAAGAGCCTTGAAGTGAGATTGTCCCCAAACTTCCCAGTCCTTTTGGCGAGCACATGCTATAAAGAGGATCTAAGCAAACAGAACGTGTGAATGAGAATTTCGGGAAGCTTATTTGCATCAGTGATTGAGGAGGCCTACTTAGATGGTCCCATAAACACGTGAAGCAGAATATACCGTTGAATAGATGCTTGCGACAGTTGCAACTAAGACAAGTATAAAAAAGGCCTTGTAGTTCCAGTAACCAACACAGTTGTTTATCCATCGACAGTGATGATCCTGCAAACAAGGA includes these proteins:
- the LOC115754259 gene encoding probable protein S-acyltransferase 15 isoform X2 encodes the protein MKWERLLSIPILAVFLLMGFVYYTTLFVSIEDWVGLQSSGGSFHALAFTFLASYSLFSFFVCVLTDPGHVPSSYVPDVEDRELSDQEFRRNVTHQRKCEICSTYKPRRCHHCRTCRRCVLRMDHHCRWINNCVGYWNYKAFFILVLVATVASIYSTILFIACARQKDWEVWGQSHFKALYVTCGISVLGLSITLGSLLCWHIYLMANNMTTIEYYEAVRARWLARKSGQSYRHPFNLGVYRNVTSVLGPNMLKWLLPTAVSHLKDGISFRIAHDTRQTA
- the LOC115754259 gene encoding probable protein S-acyltransferase 15 isoform X1, with the translated sequence MKWERLLSIPILAVFLLMGFVYYTTLFVSIEDWVGLQSSGGSFHALAFTFLASYSLFSFFVCVLTDPGHVPSSYVPDVEDRELSDQEFRRNVTHQRKCEICSTYKPRRCHHCRTCRRCVLRMDHHCRWINNCVGYWNYKAFFILVLVATVASIYSTILFIACARQKDWEVWGQSHFKALYFSQVTCGISVLGLSITLGSLLCWHIYLMANNMTTIEYYEAVRARWLARKSGQSYRHPFNLGVYRNVTSVLGPNMLKWLLPTAVSHLKDGISFRIAHDTRQTA
- the LOC115754259 gene encoding probable protein S-acyltransferase 15 isoform X3, producing MKWERLLSIPILAVFLLMGFVYYTTLFVSIEDWVGLQSSGGSFHALAFTFLASYSLFSFFVCVLTDPGHVPSSYVPDVEDRELSDQEFRRNVTHQRKCEICSTYKPRRCHHCRTCRRCVLRMDHHCRWINNCVGYWNYKAFFILVLVATVASIYSTVTCGISVLGLSITLGSLLCWHIYLMANNMTTIEYYEAVRARWLARKSGQSYRHPFNLGVYRNVTSVLGPNMLKWLLPTAVSHLKDGISFRIAHDTRQTA